Sequence from the Paenibacillus tundrae genome:
TAAAGTGACCGCCAACTTTTAGGGATCGGAATACGTCTGAGATTACTTTCTTCCAACTATCATCGGTAAGAAATACCTGTGCAACATTGGCAGTCATGACAACCGCGTCATAGGTATTGATTTGTAAATTTGAGCTATCTCCTACAATCCAATTCACATTGCCTGAATTATCTTTAATTCTTGCCACTTCAATCGCTTCTTCATGGGGATCAATAGCTGTAATTGTATAACCGTACTGAATAAGATGAGTAGTCCATCTTCCTGTTCCGCAGCCTAAATCAACTATAGACTCTATTTTTAATCTCTTTAACAATGCTAGGAAAAATTCGTCGTCTCTTCCCCAATGGTTAATCTGGTCATATACGATAGGAATCATAAATTTATTTCCCGCTTTCTATAGCATTTGTACTAGTTCACTTATTTTGTTAATTAGTTGCTTTCATGGGGCATAGTTTAGCTACTTTAATATGTTTTCAGAGATGTTGTCTTTCACTTCAGTCGTCCAATCTCGTCGATATCTTCCCTTCTCTAACTTCATGTCAATAAGATCAACGACCTGTTGCAGAGAGATGATTTGCTCCATAATATTTTCCCGGTGCCTCTTGAAGAGTTCCACTAACTCAGGATATTCTGCGGGATCAGCATCGGAGGAGACTCCTAGAAATGGACGTATTTCATCCAGTGACATTCCCGTTTTTTTCAGACAAGATAACAGCCTAATCATATCAATATCCTCCTGTCCGTAAACACGATGCCCATTGCCCTTCCGTTCAGCCCGAGGGAGTAGCGAAATCTTT
This genomic interval carries:
- a CDS encoding MerR family transcriptional regulator, with product MKEAQTFTIKQIATHTGISEDTIRYYEKISLLPRAERKGNGHRVYGQEDIDMIRLLSCLKKTGMSLDEIRPFLGVSSDADPAEYPELVELFKRHRENIMEQIISLQQVVDLIDMKLEKGRYRRDWTTEVKDNISENILK
- a CDS encoding class I SAM-dependent methyltransferase, whose translation is MIPIVYDQINHWGRDDEFFLALLKRLKIESIVDLGCGTGRWTTHLIQYGYTITAIDPHEEAIEVARIKDNSGNVNWIVGDSSNLQINTYDAVVMTANVAQVFLTDDSWKKVISDVFRSLKVGGHFIFDIRNPLVKVWEEWEKDKTPDLAKDMLSGDPLEIYTEYEGFEGDIYTFYETVKNAKTDEVLVHEKMQIRFRNQGELDESLKRTGFSEIKTYGDWEFKHANSKNRSFIFHCVK